From the genome of Niabella agricola, one region includes:
- a CDS encoding GH92 family glycosyl hydrolase, which produces MHKHILLKTCLSVYLTAVTILCNSQERVIWSIGKKDNSAAEFALAPGRYQDFLKEDFGWENRQYIIGRSDPKKDWPYVLPGPADAWGGTSPTAGIRTQVLNLLFDLKTVDPEAAGALIVDILHTHVNLPPYLKITVNGRSWNFRLPKGTNEAALTGDNRNLLNHTITIPLGAAILRTGTNEVQLTSLEGSWMVFDDLRMTGSAATVLNPDSAPVLIRGVKAAPWKRDAATQPLLVDIVHTDGRPMLNVKLDGRTLFNKKLEAGAATLEVPMPAVTKKIHSKYTILANGKQVASGTVTRSPQPQVQPSDYVNTFLGTAHSRWMIAPGPWMPFSMVKLSPDNQNAGWQAGYNPTFESIGTFSHVHEWTMAGLGMLPVNGPLKIKMGDESALKKDSTGYRSRINKATEEAPLGYYKADLVDYNIKAELTSTTRCSFQRYTYPQQQDGRVMIDLKIPAEYDYKILKARLTQVDAHTIEGYSVQQSKNVWSADADQDYTIYFRIEFDRPIKKMGGWINDVITGGDQLNAEQPEQMGCYVEFDTHQTPVVQVRTGISYVDAAGARRNLQEEVSTPFGWDFNAVRQHQVNAWNELLGRVRITSDDSREKMRFYTNLYRSFCRNTFSDVDGRWVDATEKIQQLKTPGDQALGCDAFWNTFWNLNQVWNLVAPEWSGKWVRSQLAMFDANGWLAKGPAGMEYIPVMVGEHEIPLLVSAYQMGIRDYDTGRLFKAVVKTATSKPERVGNGFAGNRDIEAFLKYQYVPADKGRFSNTLEYAYDNWTVGQLATAMRRPEAAVFNERGSWWKHAIDTVSGYARMRYSNGQWEQNFDPYKSGANHQYVEGNAWQLTYFVPQDVPALIHAVGKERFTDRLTKGFKASEPWRYNAPGDQYWDFPVVQGNQQSMHFAFLFNWAGQPWQTQQWSRSILDRYYGFGTADAYLGDEDQGQMSSWFVMAALGLFQTDGGCNVIPEYEITSPLYKKAVINLGSRYGRGTQFIISAPAASRENKYIQRARLNGRVLNSFRFPASELLKGGRLELDMGPTPNKAWGK; this is translated from the coding sequence ATGCATAAACATATTTTGCTGAAAACATGCTTGTCCGTTTATTTAACGGCGGTAACCATCCTTTGCAACAGCCAGGAGCGGGTGATCTGGAGCATTGGAAAAAAAGACAACAGCGCCGCAGAGTTTGCGCTGGCCCCGGGTAGGTACCAGGATTTTCTAAAAGAAGATTTTGGATGGGAAAACCGGCAATACATCATCGGGCGGTCGGATCCAAAGAAAGATTGGCCCTATGTACTGCCCGGCCCTGCCGATGCCTGGGGCGGTACCAGTCCTACAGCAGGTATCCGCACCCAGGTGCTGAACCTGTTGTTTGATCTGAAAACCGTGGATCCGGAGGCCGCCGGTGCCCTCATCGTAGACATCCTGCATACCCATGTTAACTTACCCCCGTATTTAAAAATTACCGTTAATGGACGGTCGTGGAATTTCCGTTTACCCAAGGGGACAAACGAAGCAGCGCTCACCGGTGATAACCGGAACCTGCTGAACCATACCATCACTATCCCGCTGGGTGCCGCCATCCTCAGAACAGGAACAAACGAAGTACAGCTCACCAGTCTCGAAGGCTCCTGGATGGTATTTGATGATTTGCGCATGACGGGCAGTGCAGCAACCGTATTGAACCCGGATTCCGCACCCGTGCTTATCCGCGGTGTAAAAGCGGCTCCCTGGAAACGGGATGCAGCCACACAACCCCTGCTGGTGGATATCGTACATACAGATGGCCGGCCCATGTTAAACGTAAAGCTGGATGGGCGCACCCTTTTTAATAAAAAACTGGAAGCAGGTGCGGCCACACTGGAAGTGCCCATGCCGGCAGTAACAAAAAAAATCCATAGTAAGTATACCATTCTTGCCAATGGAAAGCAGGTGGCTTCCGGCACGGTTACCCGCAGCCCACAGCCGCAGGTACAGCCTTCGGATTATGTGAACACGTTTTTAGGTACCGCGCATTCCCGGTGGATGATTGCACCGGGACCCTGGATGCCTTTTAGCATGGTAAAGCTGAGTCCGGATAACCAGAATGCCGGTTGGCAGGCAGGGTACAATCCAACCTTTGAAAGCATCGGCACCTTTAGTCATGTGCATGAGTGGACCATGGCCGGGCTGGGCATGCTACCGGTGAACGGACCGCTGAAGATAAAAATGGGCGATGAGTCTGCCTTGAAAAAGGATAGCACCGGATACCGGTCGCGGATCAACAAGGCCACGGAAGAAGCCCCCCTTGGTTATTATAAAGCCGACCTGGTGGACTATAACATTAAGGCGGAGCTGACATCCACTACCCGTTGCAGTTTTCAGCGTTATACCTATCCGCAGCAGCAGGACGGACGCGTTATGATCGATTTAAAAATTCCGGCGGAGTACGATTATAAGATCCTCAAAGCCCGGCTCACCCAGGTGGATGCACATACGATTGAGGGGTACAGCGTACAACAATCCAAAAATGTATGGTCGGCCGATGCCGACCAGGATTATACCATCTATTTCCGGATCGAGTTTGACCGGCCCATAAAGAAGATGGGCGGCTGGATCAATGATGTGATCACCGGCGGAGACCAGTTGAATGCGGAGCAACCGGAGCAGATGGGTTGCTATGTGGAATTTGACACGCACCAAACGCCCGTGGTGCAGGTGCGTACAGGCATTTCGTATGTGGATGCTGCGGGTGCCCGGCGCAACCTGCAGGAAGAGGTCAGTACTCCTTTTGGCTGGGATTTTAATGCCGTGCGGCAACACCAGGTAAACGCATGGAATGAGCTCCTGGGCAGGGTTCGTATTACCAGTGACGACAGCCGGGAAAAGATGCGGTTCTATACCAATCTTTACCGCAGCTTTTGCCGGAACACCTTCAGCGATGTGGACGGACGCTGGGTGGATGCGACGGAAAAGATACAGCAATTGAAAACACCGGGAGACCAGGCACTGGGTTGCGATGCCTTCTGGAATACGTTCTGGAACCTGAACCAGGTGTGGAACCTGGTGGCACCGGAATGGTCCGGCAAATGGGTACGCTCACAACTGGCCATGTTTGATGCCAATGGCTGGCTGGCGAAGGGCCCAGCAGGGATGGAATACATACCGGTAATGGTGGGTGAGCACGAAATTCCGTTGCTGGTAAGCGCCTACCAGATGGGCATCCGGGATTATGATACGGGTAGGTTGTTTAAGGCCGTGGTGAAGACCGCTACCTCCAAACCGGAACGCGTGGGCAACGGGTTTGCAGGCAACCGGGATATTGAAGCCTTTCTGAAATACCAATATGTACCGGCAGACAAAGGCCGGTTTTCCAACACGCTGGAATACGCCTATGATAACTGGACGGTGGGCCAGCTGGCAACGGCCATGCGCAGGCCCGAGGCGGCTGTTTTTAATGAACGGGGATCCTGGTGGAAACATGCGATCGATACGGTTTCCGGGTACGCCCGCATGCGATACAGCAACGGGCAATGGGAGCAAAATTTTGATCCGTATAAATCCGGCGCCAATCATCAGTATGTAGAGGGCAATGCCTGGCAGCTTACATATTTTGTACCACAGGATGTACCAGCGCTGATCCACGCGGTTGGCAAAGAGCGCTTCACAGACCGGCTTACAAAAGGATTTAAGGCCAGTGAACCCTGGCGCTATAATGCACCCGGCGACCAGTATTGGGATTTTCCCGTGGTGCAGGGCAATCAGCAATCGATGCATTTTGCCTTCCTGTTCAACTGGGCCGGCCAGCCCTGGCAAACGCAGCAATGGAGCCGTTCCATCCTGGACCGTTATTATGGTTTTGGTACGGCCGATGCCTACCTGGGGGATGAAGACCAGGGACAAATGAGCAGCTGGTTTGTGATGGCCGCACTGGGATTGTTTCAAACGGATGGCGGCTGCAATGTGATACCGGAGTATGAGATCACCAGTCCGCTGTATAAAAAAGCCGTCATTAACCTGGGCAGCCGGTACGGCCGGGGAACGCAATTTATCATCAGTGCGCCTGCAGCATCAAGGGAAAATAAATACATACAGCGTGCCCGGCTCAACGGGCGTGTGCTGAATAGCTTCCGTTTCCCTGCCAGCGAACTGCTCAAAGGTGGCCGGCTGGAGTTGGATATGGGGCCAACGCCCAATAAGGCCTGGGGCAAATGA